The window CTATTTGGGCGTGGCATTTGCTTATTTTGTGGTCTTCCCGTTGGTGTTCGCATTTTTCACGCAGACCGCCCCGGAAGGGGTGACGGTAATGACCGACATCAGCAGTTATTTGGATTTCACATTGAAATTGTTTTTTGCCTTTGGCCTGGCCTTTGAGATCCCGATCGCGACAGTCTTGCTCATTTGGTCGGGCATTACGTCGGTGGAGAGTTTGCGAAACAAACGACCCTATGTCATTGTCGGCGCTTTTGCGATTGGTATGTTTTTGACGCCACCGGACGCCATTTCTCAGACTTTGCTGGCTGTGCCTATGTGGTTGTTGTTTGAGCTGGGCGTTTGGCTTGGACGTTGGGTGAAACAGGGGAAGGGGGGACATGAAGAATATGAAGGCGACTAGTTTAGTGATTGGCCTGCTTGGACTGATCTTGGCGGCTCCTAGTG is drawn from Gammaproteobacteria bacterium and contains these coding sequences:
- the tatC gene encoding twin-arginine translocase subunit TatC translates to MADAEMPLVEHLRELRTRLLRAVASILVVFIMLAPFADPLYQMLSKPLLAHFPADAKLIATDVAAPFFAPFKLTLVAAFFLALPFVFYELWRFVAPGLYRHERKLIAPLLVSSVLLFYLGVAFAYFVVFPLVFAFFTQTAPEGVTVMTDISSYLDFTLKLFFAFGLAFEIPIATVLLIWSGITSVESLRNKRPYVIVGAFAIGMFLTPPDAISQTLLAVPMWLLFELGVWLGRWVKQGKGGHEEYEGD